A single genomic interval of bacterium harbors:
- a CDS encoding S8 family serine peptidase: MPAIICLLIAVGASYVRVATKAVSPTIESQQVWVFFTDKGVYNETQYDAALSAVSRSAAGQSPAGAHARPDFNDIPVREYYIREIENLGGRLRTVSNWLDAASFDMTPDLAQQVYALPFVYDIKPVISRTTTDAGPFPLGRVSSTSKYRSTDTADARRFYGPSYDQAQLMGVPDLFFRGYFGSNVKLALFDTGIKLTNRAIAHAHIYKQHDFISGDNCYVARATSSWQPAAVDSVRFLGFARGLTMSTVHAQSGSRDTLVAAFCSDSFAYGYNPPSRALFADFSIDGGVTWSKPSAIVTSAPFNTTFENLTMAGRGQVTYLAYNDLNAAAPSPSVTRVYLGYFIGTNWHGTPVLVDSGRYPVATVGSDTLYVAYVRSDSYVVLQRALVVQPEPDSMQTTTFGAGEVLAGLQLEVGATGDVDIFATGLKSGRVSQYRSTDGGRSFSKLADLVTASAAGTRLLRTGQRSLLMYEDQSGNPFARLATLLSSDNGLHWTTGGTVADSVFSIGSFDAVSDTDSSVTVIYETGGLLYRTKSSDFGANWSGTTLIDTTGFNSTPTLTQAEGGPLVLWFKNGDDSAVWQAGDTAKFSKEQPYHGTQMASLITGFQQGGVIGVAPGVQLLLAKTELYKVSSGRLYEYTMEEDAYVQALEWADRMGADVISTSLGYRGWYADNQFDGKTAPISIAASIAAKRGLLIVTAMGNRTIDSTDYPWPVPFITAPGDADGVITAGGIEKNLLPWRGTGTGPTSDGRVKPDLVALSDTVAVVSVDSEDYLEGAAGTSCATALIAGACALLKEAHPRWTADSVKAVLFATATHLASAKSDTFGYGVPRVDSAYRLFPPESIADVPNDQIGTVFPNPFVPASQPKVYFELDLTRPATEARIRIFSASGVLVDTITLNTAVMTRPGRYGEKGDVATLEQIGSFWDGKNQAGKPAAAGLYLAVLETTFGRGVAKFALVR, from the coding sequence ATGCCAGCTATCATCTGTCTGCTCATAGCAGTGGGCGCTTCTTACGTTCGTGTCGCCACCAAGGCAGTCTCACCGACCATCGAATCGCAACAAGTCTGGGTCTTCTTCACCGACAAGGGCGTCTACAACGAGACCCAGTATGACGCGGCCCTCAGTGCCGTTTCCCGCTCCGCCGCTGGGCAGTCCCCTGCCGGCGCGCATGCGCGACCCGACTTCAACGACATCCCGGTACGCGAGTACTACATCCGCGAGATTGAAAACCTGGGTGGCCGCCTGCGCACGGTCTCCAATTGGCTGGACGCGGCCAGCTTCGACATGACGCCTGATCTTGCGCAACAGGTCTATGCCCTGCCCTTCGTCTACGACATCAAGCCGGTCATTTCACGGACCACTACCGACGCCGGCCCCTTTCCACTTGGGCGAGTCTCGAGCACAAGCAAGTACCGGTCGACCGACACCGCCGATGCCCGTCGTTTCTACGGACCATCCTACGACCAGGCTCAATTGATGGGCGTACCGGACCTGTTCTTCCGCGGCTACTTCGGCTCGAATGTGAAACTGGCGCTGTTCGATACCGGTATCAAGCTCACCAACCGAGCGATAGCTCACGCCCACATCTATAAGCAGCATGATTTCATATCCGGAGACAACTGCTACGTCGCCCGTGCCACTAGCTCGTGGCAGCCTGCCGCGGTCGACAGTGTCCGTTTTCTCGGGTTCGCCCGCGGGTTGACCATGAGCACGGTTCACGCCCAATCGGGCTCCCGGGATACGCTGGTTGCAGCCTTCTGCTCTGACAGCTTCGCCTACGGCTACAATCCGCCGAGCCGGGCGCTTTTTGCCGACTTCTCGATCGACGGCGGAGTTACCTGGAGCAAGCCTTCAGCGATCGTCACGTCCGCGCCCTTCAACACGACCTTTGAGAACCTGACCATGGCCGGCCGTGGCCAGGTCACCTATCTTGCCTACAACGACCTGAACGCTGCCGCGCCCAGTCCCTCGGTCACGCGCGTCTATCTCGGCTACTTTATTGGCACCAACTGGCACGGAACGCCCGTGCTGGTCGATTCCGGCCGGTATCCGGTTGCGACGGTGGGGTCGGATACTCTCTACGTCGCGTACGTCAGGTCCGATTCCTACGTCGTGCTCCAGAGGGCGTTGGTTGTGCAGCCGGAACCGGATTCGATGCAAACTACGACGTTCGGAGCCGGAGAAGTGCTGGCCGGGCTTCAACTGGAGGTCGGTGCGACCGGCGATGTCGACATCTTCGCTACCGGCTTGAAGAGTGGGCGTGTGTCCCAGTATCGGTCCACCGATGGTGGCAGGAGCTTCTCGAAGCTGGCCGACCTGGTTACGGCAAGTGCCGCCGGTACGAGATTGCTGAGAACCGGCCAGCGGAGCCTGCTTATGTATGAAGACCAGTCGGGCAACCCATTCGCTCGACTGGCAACGTTACTTTCCAGCGACAACGGTCTGCATTGGACCACCGGTGGAACCGTGGCCGACTCCGTGTTTTCAATTGGGAGCTTTGACGCCGTCAGTGACACGGACTCGTCGGTGACGGTCATCTACGAGACCGGGGGATTACTGTACCGGACCAAGTCATCCGATTTCGGCGCGAACTGGTCAGGAACAACACTGATTGATACGACCGGCTTCAACTCGACTCCGACCTTGACTCAGGCCGAGGGAGGCCCGCTGGTGCTCTGGTTCAAGAACGGTGACGACAGCGCGGTCTGGCAGGCCGGAGATACAGCCAAGTTCTCGAAGGAACAGCCCTACCACGGCACGCAAATGGCCTCGCTCATCACGGGGTTCCAGCAGGGTGGCGTAATCGGCGTTGCCCCGGGCGTTCAGTTGCTTCTAGCCAAGACCGAGCTGTACAAGGTCAGCAGCGGCCGTCTCTACGAGTATACCATGGAAGAAGACGCCTACGTCCAGGCACTGGAGTGGGCCGACCGGATGGGCGCGGACGTCATCTCAACGTCACTTGGATACCGCGGTTGGTACGCAGACAATCAGTTCGATGGCAAGACTGCCCCGATTTCGATTGCCGCCTCGATTGCTGCGAAACGCGGCCTGCTCATCGTCACGGCCATGGGGAACCGCACCATCGATTCGACCGACTATCCTTGGCCGGTACCGTTCATAACCGCACCCGGCGATGCCGACGGCGTGATTACCGCGGGTGGAATTGAGAAGAATCTGCTTCCCTGGCGAGGCACGGGCACCGGGCCGACCTCAGACGGCAGAGTCAAACCCGATCTCGTCGCGCTTTCTGATACGGTAGCGGTCGTCTCGGTCGACTCCGAAGACTATCTCGAAGGCGCCGCCGGTACCTCCTGCGCCACGGCGCTGATTGCCGGCGCATGCGCTCTGCTCAAGGAAGCCCATCCCCGATGGACCGCCGACTCAGTCAAAGCGGTGCTGTTTGCCACCGCCACGCACCTGGCCTCGGCGAAGAGCGATACCTTCGGATACGGAGTTCCGCGCGTCGATTCGGCATACAGGCTCTTCCCGCCTGAGAGCATAGCTGACGTCCCTAACGACCAGATCGGCACGGTCTTTCCCAATCCATTTGTGCCGGCGTCTCAGCCAAAGGTCTACTTCGAACTCGACCTCACTCGACCCGCAACGGAGGCCCGGATCCGCATCTTCTCCGCGTCGGGTGTTCTGGTCGACACCATCACGCTGAACACGGCTGTCATGACTCGTCCGGGAAGGTACGGTGAGAAAGGCGATGTCGCCACACTTGAGCAGATCGGCTCATTTTGGGACGGAAAGAACCAGGCGGGCAAGCCTGCCGCCGCAGGCCTGTACCTGGCAGTGCTGGAGACTACGTTCGGCCGCGGGGTCGCGAAGTTCGCGCTCGTCCGTTAG
- a CDS encoding HD domain-containing protein, with product MDVIPDVTGQAVLNFKDIVKDPEVVVLVAEADQQLAVLGYTEHGPRHARLVAKNARAILVALGADGRSAELAAVAGYLHDIGNVVNREWHERTSALLARDILLRRGMDYREVAQIMVAVGNHDEKSGNPVSDVSAALILADKADVHKSRVRNPAFVKFDIHDRVNYAAKHSALTVRSDERSITFNLTVDTSVSSVMEYFEIFLSRMIISRRAAAFLKCRFELVINGARLV from the coding sequence TTGGATGTCATCCCTGACGTGACCGGACAGGCCGTGCTGAATTTCAAGGACATAGTAAAGGACCCGGAGGTGGTTGTGCTCGTGGCTGAGGCCGATCAGCAGCTCGCGGTACTCGGTTACACGGAGCACGGTCCCCGGCACGCGCGTCTTGTCGCCAAGAACGCGCGCGCGATACTGGTGGCGCTCGGGGCCGATGGGCGGTCAGCCGAACTCGCCGCGGTTGCCGGCTACCTCCACGACATCGGCAACGTGGTCAACCGTGAATGGCATGAGCGGACCAGCGCTCTGCTGGCGAGGGACATTCTCCTCCGGCGCGGCATGGACTACCGGGAAGTCGCACAGATCATGGTGGCGGTCGGGAACCACGACGAGAAGAGCGGCAACCCCGTATCGGATGTTTCCGCCGCGCTGATACTGGCGGACAAGGCCGATGTGCATAAGAGCCGCGTGCGCAACCCGGCGTTCGTCAAGTTCGACATCCACGACCGCGTAAACTATGCGGCGAAACATTCTGCCCTGACCGTCCGCAGCGATGAGCGCAGCATAACATTCAACCTCACCGTCGACACTAGTGTCTCATCAGTGATGGAGTATTTCGAGATCTTCCTCTCACGAATGATCATCTCCCGTCGGGCCGCGGCTTTCCTCAAGTGCCGGTTCGAACTGGTGATAAACGGCGCGCGGCTGGTGTAG
- a CDS encoding NAD-dependent epimerase/dehydratase family protein, whose amino-acid sequence MKRILVTGAVGQIGSELTLELRKKYGADNVVATGRKTPPSDALKNSGPFYFIDVNKRETVAEVVKKHNIDTIYHMAAVLSVAGEQNPQMAWYVNMEGLYTVLEVAREFSMARVIVPSSIAAFGPETPRDRTPNDTILKPRTMYGVTKVAGELLGDYYFRKYGLDCRGLRYPGIISHETLPGGGTTDYAVAIYYEAVKNKRYTCFVREDTRLPMMYMPDCIKSTIDLAEADGEKLKHHCDFNVGAMSFSAGELAAAIKKHIPEFTCTYQPDFRQQIADSWPMSLDDTAAREEWGWRPAYDLEAMTRDMLDVLGRRHSEGKL is encoded by the coding sequence ATGAAGCGCATCCTCGTGACCGGCGCGGTCGGCCAGATCGGCTCGGAGTTGACGCTTGAACTGCGCAAGAAATACGGTGCGGATAACGTGGTGGCGACCGGACGCAAGACCCCGCCTTCGGACGCCCTGAAGAACTCCGGCCCTTTCTACTTCATCGACGTCAACAAACGTGAGACCGTCGCCGAGGTTGTGAAGAAGCACAACATCGACACTATCTACCACATGGCTGCCGTCCTCTCCGTGGCCGGCGAACAGAACCCGCAAATGGCGTGGTACGTGAACATGGAAGGTCTGTATACGGTACTGGAGGTGGCGCGCGAATTCAGCATGGCTCGGGTAATCGTCCCCAGCTCAATCGCCGCATTCGGTCCGGAAACCCCCAGAGACCGGACACCCAATGACACAATTCTCAAACCGAGGACAATGTACGGCGTAACCAAGGTTGCGGGTGAACTGCTCGGCGACTACTACTTCCGCAAGTACGGGCTTGACTGCCGCGGGCTCCGCTACCCGGGCATAATATCGCACGAGACGTTGCCGGGTGGCGGGACGACCGACTACGCAGTCGCGATTTACTATGAGGCCGTAAAGAACAAGCGCTACACCTGCTTCGTGCGCGAAGATACCCGTTTGCCGATGATGTACATGCCGGACTGCATCAAGTCGACCATTGATTTGGCTGAGGCCGATGGGGAGAAGCTGAAGCACCACTGCGACTTCAACGTCGGTGCCATGAGTTTTTCGGCAGGCGAGCTGGCGGCAGCCATCAAAAAGCACATTCCGGAGTTCACGTGCACGTACCAGCCGGATTTCCGGCAGCAGATTGCCGATTCCTGGCCGATGTCACTCGATGACACCGCGGCTCGGGAGGAGTGGGGCTGGAGGCCCGCCTACGACCTGGAGGCCATGACGCGCGACATGCTTGACGTTCTTGGCCGTCGGCACAGTGAAGGAAAGCTGTGA
- a CDS encoding type III pantothenate kinase — protein MILTSLVGNSNTRFVWFRGSRVARMLVMPTSAVRRGLLPRTGPVSGVALASVVPSVTRRVWSNLRAATGMEPFVVGSRTRTGLTFHYRRDQLGADRVCACVGAHGRFPRQDLIVFDFGTATTVNVVMREGTFAGGAILPGIRMSLDALAAGTAGLPSLTPGRSTNPVQHNTRAAVQAGVGALFVGGVENIIDRAERDLKRSFLVVSTGGAAAVARRYTTRIGTIRPNLASEGLAGIWYLNRGT, from the coding sequence ATGATTCTCACTAGTCTGGTCGGTAATTCCAACACGCGGTTCGTCTGGTTCCGCGGCAGTCGTGTCGCACGCATGCTCGTCATGCCGACGTCGGCGGTGCGCCGGGGCCTGCTGCCGAGGACCGGCCCGGTATCCGGGGTGGCGCTGGCATCCGTCGTGCCATCAGTGACGCGACGCGTCTGGAGCAACCTGCGCGCGGCAACCGGAATGGAACCGTTTGTCGTCGGCTCAAGAACCAGGACCGGGCTTACGTTCCACTACCGCCGGGACCAGCTTGGTGCCGACCGCGTGTGTGCATGTGTCGGAGCGCACGGCCGCTTTCCGCGCCAGGATCTGATTGTCTTCGACTTCGGCACCGCGACGACGGTAAACGTGGTGATGCGTGAAGGCACGTTTGCCGGAGGTGCGATATTGCCCGGCATACGCATGAGTCTCGATGCCCTGGCCGCCGGTACTGCCGGACTCCCCAGTCTGACGCCGGGCAGAAGCACCAACCCGGTTCAACACAATACAAGAGCTGCGGTTCAGGCCGGCGTCGGCGCTCTCTTCGTCGGTGGCGTAGAGAACATCATCGACCGCGCAGAGCGCGACCTCAAGCGCTCTTTCCTGGTCGTATCGACCGGAGGCGCGGCCGCTGTCGCTCGGCGCTACACGACGCGGATCGGAACTATCAGACCAAACCTGGCCAGCGAAGGGTTGGCTGGAATCTGGTATCTCAACCGTGGTACCTGA
- a CDS encoding kelch repeat-containing protein yields the protein MRIIATILSLVIIVGLSLATQTAAVGVSLGTCRPGTLTRPALVAASDRAPASSNLSDGVPSSDHANSGPSMAAVLDLVWVDSTAAPSPGRYWCPGSGVYRDTIWFLGGRMSAQAATRSMTAYDIVNDQWITTGLPSLTTPRRTGGGGLIGNKIYVAGGKDSSSNILNTCEAFDLDAKTFAAKANMPAAYWAVASAVAGNKLYIIGNEGSTGSTYEYNPAVDSWYTKATLSVGRGWACAAGANGLVYVMGGSDASGTAMSDCWCFDPTANSWTQKAAMPGARTYSTATAYGDSVIYVIGGSADGTTAADSLVYTYHITANAWTTAASRPTSSGWHMTNVDHGVVYVAYGSDCQAPTYLTELNVASWVPPLSHDVTLTAISEPPANMNRGSVKPAGTVRNVGLNAESNIPMTCWIDSSGTRVYSATETVPGPLAPYASVKHTFVTSWTSGPSGAQYTVTMFTALSNDSNRANDTMRANVTITGPGVQESTKPTFILYGASPSLVRGQARISYAVAGPGHVTLGVYDAAGMLARTLVNGQVAPGDRIAVWDRTNNAGRTVAKGTYFYRLTADGRSVSSKAVVIN from the coding sequence GTGAGAATCATTGCTACGATACTGAGCCTGGTGATTATCGTCGGGCTCTCCTTAGCGACGCAGACCGCGGCCGTAGGCGTGTCGTTGGGTACCTGCCGTCCCGGCACTCTGACGCGTCCAGCACTGGTCGCGGCCAGCGACCGCGCTCCGGCCAGCAGCAACCTATCGGACGGCGTACCGAGCTCGGACCATGCCAACTCCGGGCCAAGCATGGCCGCAGTCCTGGACCTGGTGTGGGTGGATTCGACGGCAGCTCCGTCACCAGGGCGGTACTGGTGCCCGGGCTCGGGTGTCTACCGAGACACGATCTGGTTCCTTGGCGGCAGAATGTCGGCGCAGGCGGCGACGCGGTCGATGACTGCCTATGACATCGTCAACGATCAATGGATCACAACCGGTCTCCCATCGCTGACGACCCCGAGACGCACCGGCGGCGGCGGCCTGATCGGCAACAAGATTTACGTCGCCGGCGGAAAGGACTCGTCGAGCAACATCCTGAACACCTGTGAAGCGTTTGACCTGGACGCCAAGACCTTTGCCGCGAAGGCGAACATGCCGGCGGCGTACTGGGCAGTCGCCAGCGCCGTGGCCGGGAACAAGCTGTACATAATCGGGAATGAAGGTTCGACCGGCTCGACCTACGAATACAACCCGGCCGTTGATTCATGGTACACGAAAGCGACGCTTTCGGTCGGTCGGGGGTGGGCGTGCGCCGCGGGTGCGAACGGACTCGTCTACGTGATGGGCGGGTCAGATGCGAGCGGTACGGCCATGAGTGACTGCTGGTGCTTCGACCCCACCGCGAACTCGTGGACCCAGAAGGCGGCTATGCCCGGCGCGCGCACTTATTCGACTGCGACCGCATATGGCGACAGCGTCATATACGTTATCGGTGGCTCGGCTGACGGCACGACCGCTGCCGACAGCCTGGTCTACACCTACCACATTACGGCAAACGCGTGGACCACGGCGGCGTCGAGGCCGACGTCAAGCGGGTGGCACATGACGAACGTAGACCACGGTGTCGTCTATGTCGCCTACGGCTCCGACTGCCAGGCCCCGACTTACCTCACCGAACTCAACGTAGCATCATGGGTGCCGCCTTTGTCCCACGATGTGACATTGACCGCGATTAGCGAGCCGCCAGCCAACATGAACCGGGGCTCGGTCAAGCCGGCCGGAACCGTCAGGAACGTCGGCCTCAATGCCGAGTCAAACATCCCCATGACCTGCTGGATTGACTCGTCAGGCACCAGAGTTTACTCTGCGACCGAAACGGTGCCTGGCCCTCTTGCGCCCTACGCTTCCGTCAAGCACACCTTCGTTACCTCGTGGACCAGCGGCCCCTCGGGCGCGCAATACACGGTAACGATGTTTACCGCGCTCAGCAACGACTCGAACCGCGCCAATGATACCATGCGGGCCAACGTTACGATAACCGGCCCCGGCGTACAGGAATCAACGAAACCGACATTCATCTTGTACGGAGCAAGCCCGAGCCTCGTCCGCGGACAAGCGCGCATCAGCTATGCGGTTGCTGGCCCCGGCCACGTGACTCTGGGCGTGTACGATGCTGCCGGGATGCTGGCTAGGACACTCGTGAATGGTCAGGTCGCGCCGGGTGACCGGATCGCAGTCTGGGATCGCACTAACAATGCGGGCCGGACGGTCGCGAAGGGCACCTATTTCTACCGCCTGACCGCGGATGGCAGGTCGGTGTCGAGCAAGGCAGTCGTGATCAACTAG
- the tsaB gene encoding tRNA (adenosine(37)-N6)-threonylcarbamoyltransferase complex dimerization subunit type 1 TsaB, whose product MMQKSLVLGIETSGTATGVALASGGKVLAELTEGSGCGHNEVLLPLLDRLFKSTATDVRELSGVGVDTGPGMFTSLRVGTSTAKGLAVALRVPTAGVSSLWALARTARPGSEEVLSLIDARKHQFYAALYLRGQPAIPPSLRSAEQLVAELSSKRTGDSDLVVAGNGAGICAELLEAGGVHVRLAGIEYPSPGVIALEAGERIRKGLADDATAIEPVYLRRTDAELIREKKLSPGR is encoded by the coding sequence ATGATGCAGAAGAGCCTGGTCCTTGGCATCGAAACCAGCGGCACCGCGACCGGCGTTGCGCTGGCTTCAGGCGGCAAGGTGCTGGCGGAATTGACAGAAGGTTCAGGTTGCGGTCACAACGAAGTGCTGCTGCCGCTGCTTGACCGGTTGTTCAAGAGTACTGCAACCGACGTGAGAGAGCTGTCCGGAGTCGGCGTTGACACGGGCCCCGGCATGTTCACGTCCCTGCGGGTCGGCACGAGTACGGCCAAGGGTCTCGCGGTGGCGCTCCGGGTTCCAACCGCGGGTGTCAGTTCACTCTGGGCGCTGGCCCGCACGGCTCGACCGGGCTCGGAAGAGGTACTGTCGCTGATTGATGCCCGCAAGCACCAATTCTATGCGGCACTGTATCTGCGGGGCCAGCCGGCAATTCCTCCGTCACTACGGAGCGCAGAACAGCTCGTCGCGGAGTTGAGTTCGAAGCGAACGGGAGATTCCGACCTTGTCGTCGCCGGGAACGGCGCGGGCATATGCGCGGAGCTGCTTGAGGCCGGCGGTGTTCACGTCAGATTGGCTGGCATTGAGTATCCATCGCCGGGAGTGATTGCGCTGGAAGCCGGGGAGCGTATCCGGAAGGGGTTGGCCGATGACGCGACGGCAATCGAACCGGTCTATCTGCGCCGCACCGACGCCGAGTTGATCCGGGAAAAGAAACTCAGTCCCGGCCGCTAG